Below is a genomic region from Schistocerca americana isolate TAMUIC-IGC-003095 chromosome 1, iqSchAmer2.1, whole genome shotgun sequence.
ACCTATAGCcaaagaaaagggaatttgagctctCTTAGTTACAGCTGCCAAAaaaattaatatagtaataagctttatttcaaaagagttggaaataaaatcataataataaatataattccaaccaccaaaattcaatattcaagcaatagaaataaAATAGCATCATCACCAATACAATTAGAAAGTGCAGTTAATATACCAGCactataagatttcacattttggtaataaataactaaacaataagaaaccaaacctaaaccatctcatcctaataaaattctaatcaaattaggactaGTAATTAAAAAtgctatagaaagaataaatattaaaacaataataataaaatgatttatattcttttcgcccAATGTATAATCctcttgtaatgtctcttgcagcggtctctccacgatattttcagaaattttataaattatgtaactcagtacatatctcgaaatatctcttcttatcttaccgattatcaatgcaaagtggtttcaagcccaattattccttggagcgtccatttactccatggaatagcttctctgctgcttctctgctatctatgttttctcttatgaaaagaataggaacttcttgccgattagtcgtgaaaaaagaaaatatatgtatgtattgttgagcgagtcaccatcttgatgagattctgtatgggaaggagtttaatacatgaactaaactaaagtaagtgtgttcgcgtattatttaacggattactattattgacagtgtctgcttactacgctgtgttgcacgggatcagtggggaacgtctgatttacactggacgaacctgccgttttgaatgctcaagatatccagttacttcaaataaatacgctaacacggtcttaccagcagatctccggtcttccccatgtgatcaccgaaagttaataattattacaaatgtttccaggagatcgactcacaattttcgtcgcaccgagacttcgaaattgcttcactgccttatggaatttaagttaagcttaatttaatcaggacagaacagtattgatctgtgtgaatgtgataagcctgctttgtcaatgaaaattcccttaatatacgcatgtttttactatcctgatcagtgaagctaaatcaggccggtgtgagagaggttctttaaattttagaaatattaaatttggcgaccatgacaggacgttgttcaattttatgttgcatgtgcacgagagcaaagaagacgaggcctgttccagaagtcacaatttcgccacaacctacgagaacgtcgttcaggccagacaatatacaattaaatttttgtagatagaaatttataataactatttaaatgtctatcgggttgaactttagataggaagtgtttaatagtagtgagtattatgcaaagtttaggtcagtgacattattaactcagatgcgagtgactttatatgtttgttgttctgtgtattaagggttcttactagggcggcttataaaatggcaatgcaacagcagagcgaatcacaacagccctcagctgtttctgaggttagtgaaacattagacgctagcttaactgaagtagtgcctagcggcagcattagtcaggccccacaacaaagcttaagtgtttcgatgtcatctgagcaggacgaaataaacccattgactgtaatcttgcagcagttaacactgttagccaaaatttaacagacttaactaaagcgcaaatagagactaaaagggaattaactaaagcgcaaatagagactaaaagggaaataaatgaacaattagcagccaatcaagtgaaagtccaagagcaattagaagctaatcaagcggaattaaataataaattagtagagagttttcagaaacttgatgataaattaaataaaactgtggaagaattgaaaattcagaatgaaaagacagaattaaaattagctgctaaaattgagcaagtcactcagcagtgtaatgaaaatgcgaagaagttacgcctagagctaactgagtatgttgctactaagcttgatactattacagagcaggtcgagtcaatcccacagataattcaagcacaagaacagatgcaatgttctatcgcAGTAATTctggtattagttgaagttcaagatgagttaaagcaacaagtaaacgagatgtcagcagatatgcaggatttgagacaatcacaagacaagatcccgaaggacatccaaaatttggagaaatccatcaataacataaaggagagacaagacgaggttgatcataagattctcgcgggaaaattctcgcagttaagtttagaaaggaaaagcatttctccagacaatatt
It encodes:
- the LOC124576112 gene encoding FK506-binding protein 15-like, whose product is MAMQQQSESQQPSAVSEVSETLDASLTEVVPSGSINLTKAQIETKRELTKAQIETKREINEQLAANQVKVQEQLEANQAELNNKLVESFQKLDDKLNKTVEELKIQNEKTELKLAAKIEQVTQQCNENAKKLRLELTEYVATKLDTITEQVESIPQIIQAQEQMQCSIAVILVLVEVQDELKQQVNEMSADMQDLRQSQDKIPKDIQNLEKSINNIKERQDEVDHKILAGKFSQLSLERKSISPDNIEHTLLVLDVTGRRDPRREAASPDAASTAAEWAPDKALRCQTPWGCPRKAAAGQAAQPPLGKAARLRGRRPSAPKVVATEEVPQASERPPGALPDEAAWEASTGRAVDVVAATAAAAALGAAAKSEGAAGTRRGPNLWTKN